One genomic region from Heterodontus francisci isolate sHetFra1 unplaced genomic scaffold, sHetFra1.hap1 HAP1_SCAFFOLD_216, whole genome shotgun sequence encodes:
- the LOC137360172 gene encoding probable G-protein coupled receptor 139, with the protein MGLVPDLLCYRHWLRSADFNLLTIGILSRGKCGLSKCVTRYLVALAAADLLVIFLDVILRHIPIVYPEQFQFLYSIPVCNIHAILLYAATDCSVWFTVTFTFDRFVAICCQKLKRKYCSEKTAAVVLGTVIVLSCLKNIFWYFMFTGRYLLWNIPWFCDAAEHARNSRIWGTIEFLHYILTPFVPFMVILLLNAVTVRHILVSSRGRRRLRDHSSGERRKDPEMDSRRKSIILLLIISANFILLWAVLMVFSIWSRMWYLGYQSIFLPAFLRELGFMLQLLSCCTNTAFYVVTQTQFRVQLKNVLKYPFTPIFKFIQCCDECMR; encoded by the exons ATGGGCCTGGTCCCAGACCTGTTGTGTTACCGGCACTGGCTCCGATCAGCTGACT ttaacttgctgacgattgggatcttatctcggggaaaatgcgggctctccaaatgtgtcactcgctacctggtagccttggcagcggcggatctactggtcattttcCTGGatgtgatattgagacacattcccattgtttatccggaacagtttcagttcctgtattccatccccgtgtgtaatattcacgccatcctgctttacgcagccacagactgttctgtctggttcaccgtcactttcacctttgatcgatttgtggcgatttgttgccagaagctgaaaaggaaatattgcagcgagaaaacggcggctgtggttctgggaacagtgattgtgctgagctgtttaaagaacatcttctggtattttatgttcacaggtcgGTATTTGCTGTGGAACATCCCATGGTTTTGTGATGCAGCAGAGCATGCTCGGAATTCTCgtatctggggaacaatcgagttcctccattacattCTAACACCGTTTGTCCCATTTATGGTGATTCTACTGCTCAATGctgtcaccgtcagacacattttagtgagcagtagaggacgcaggagactccgggatcATAGCAGTGGGGAGAGacgcaaagacccagagatggatagccgaagaaaatccatcattttactgttaattatctcggcaaatttcattctgttatgggcagtgttaatgGTGTTTTCGATATGGAGCCGGATGTGGTATTTAGGTTATCAGTCTATATTTCTACCGGCgtttctgcgggaattgggcttcatgctacagctgctgagctgctgcacaaacactgcgttttatgtcgtgacccagactcagttcagagtgcagttgaagaatgtgctgaaatatccctttactccaatttttaaattcattcaatgtTGTGATGAGTGCATGAGATAG